A window of Bacillus sp. DX3.1 genomic DNA:
TAATAGAATCATGCTTAATTTGTACAATTTCTTGCTTTTTATGTATTTATTTTTTATTTTAACAATGCCAACCACCGTTGACTCCAATAATTTGTCCTGTTATATAGGAAGAGTTCGGGGAAACAAGGAAAGAGACGGTTTTTGCAACCTCTTCTGGCACTCCTAATCGTCCAGCTGGAATTTCTTCCGCGATCCCTTTCTTATCCTCCTCTGAAAATACGCTTAACATTTCCGTTTCTATTGCTCCTGGAGCTACTGCATTTACACGTACACCACTTAAAGCAACTTCCTTTGCCAAGGCTTTGACATAAGAATTTTGTGCACCTTTTACCATAGAATATAGTACTTCACAAGAAGCCCCTATTTGCCCCCATATAGATGAAATGATAACGATATTTCCATAACGCATACGAATCATTGATGGAAGTGCAAATGACAGAAGTTTATATACACTTTTCACCTGCAATTCCACCATTTCATTCAATTGCTCATTTGTAACATCTGTCGCTAACCCAAATATACTTTTTCCAGCTGCATACACAATGACGTCAATTGGATGATGAA
This region includes:
- a CDS encoding SDR family oxidoreductase, whose protein sequence is MKKFALVTGGSGGIGSAITTQLIEDGYTVYVHYNRSEEKVKELELRFGTIIPVQANLAAPDGAEKLWAQIHHPIDVIVYAAGKSIFGLATDVTNEQLNEMVELQVKSVYKLLSFALPSMIRMRYGNIVIISSIWGQIGASCEVLYSMVKGAQNSYVKALAKEVALSGVRVNAVAPGAIETEMLSVFSEEDKKGIAEEIPAGRLGVPEEVAKTVSFLVSPNSSYITGQIIGVNGGWHC